From the Psilocybe cubensis strain MGC-MH-2018 chromosome 9, whole genome shotgun sequence genome, one window contains:
- a CDS encoding Vacuolar protein sorting-associated protein 74, with protein MASSGGLSRRRVGGGGASSSSTMYNDVDDDNGTNGMSRRGSSMSNGQGNGASAPVQHAGSAFEGGSKIAFDPRDLQQDASEEARIGGKMPRLTIMEEVLLLGIKDKQGYLSFWNDNISYALRGCILIELALRRRIALFKDPNRRRVPIAERIVEVIDDRQTGETILDEALKMMKAQQEIEKLSINSWIDLMSGETWNVMKIGFQLKQVRERLAKGLVDKGVLRTEKRNFLLFDMATHPVADVRTKESIINRVVSLLTSTTSAIPPSALDKEGVQCRVLRAVCLVCTAYTASVLDNAFGRLGYEEREAAFQRCDEILGEFVCWPYGSAGGLGPGAGQHMTPATAAGRRRQASRLASGGGLEVGGREVVIGLVQEVRKEAVGGDEDTGFELIAGVLEVLSKLDSLL; from the exons ATGGCGTCTTCAGGCGGTCTCTCACGGCGCCGTGTCGGCGGTGGTGGcgcttcatcatcctcaacgATGTACAACGATGTAGACGACGACAACGGGACCAATGGCATGAGTCGACGTGGTTCGTCGATGTCGAATGGCCAGGGAAATGGTGCATCGGCACCGGTGCAGCATGCGGGCTCAGCATTTGAAGGCGGGAGCAAGATCGCGTTTGACCCTCGAGATTTGCAGCAGGACGCTAGCGAGGAGGCGAGGATTGGCGGAAAGATGCCGCGATTGACAATCATGGAGGAGGTATTGCTGCTGGGTATTAAGGACAAACAG GGATATCTATCATTTTGGAACGACAACATTTCGTATGCTTTGCGGGGATGTATTTTGATTGAGCTGGCGCTACGACGACGAATAGCCCTGTTCAAGGACCCCAACAGGCGACGGGTGCCCATCGCAGAGCGTATTGTTGAGGTTATCGATGACCGGCAGACGGGGGAGACAATTCTGGATGAGGcgttgaagatgatgaaggcACAGCAGGAGATCGAGAAATTAAGCATTAATTCATGGATAGACCTTATGAGCG GAGAAACGTGGAATGTCATGAAAATTGGCTTCCAACTCAAACAAGTCAGAGAACGTCTGGCAAAAGGCCTCGTAGATAAAGGCGTGTTGCGCACAGAAAAGCGcaacttcctcctctttgACATGGCGACGCACCCTGTAGCGGACGTGCGCACTAAGGAATCCATCATCAACCGCGTGGTGTCGCTACTCACTAGCACGACTTCTGCTATCCCCCCATCCGCACTCGACAAAGAGGGCGTGCAGTGCCGCGTGCTTCGGGCTGTCTGTCTCGTTTGTACCGCATATACCGCCAGCGTGCTTGATAACGCGTTTGGGCGACTTGGTTATGAGGAAAGAGAGGCAGCGTTCCAGCGGTGTGACGAGATTCTGGGCGAGTTCGTGTGTTGGCCGTATGGCTCCGCCGGAGGGTTGGGGCCGGGCGCTGGCCAGCATATGACACCAGCCACGGCTGCAGGGCGGAGGAGACAGGCGTCGAGGCTGGCGAGTGGAGGTGGTCTTGAAGTCGGAGGCAGGGAAGTGGTTATTGGGCTAGTGCAGGAGGTTCGAAAGGAAGCGGTGGGAGGGGATGAGGATACGGGCTTTGAGCTCATTGCAGGTGTACTGGAGGTGTTGTCCAAACTTGATTCGTTGCTTTGA
- a CDS encoding Guanine nucleotide-binding protein alpha-4 subunit — MGLPTSSTTTTSTTTTTTASDDPLSTLLLPPPNETPLERSTRLEAEAAARRVSEMIDEELKVERAERRRRERGVVRVLLLGQSESDFRMKYARADWDAERASWRAVIQLNVIRSIITIVEALQAEMDGEPEGEGDLQHPVSPAGSSSAGGGGEASGSGVGGGTGREGGKALSTLLTGKHQVLKMRLGPLRRVETDLKRRLGAGSDEDMGLPLPSPAPAAAAAATGDSAATNVLGGTSLGPLSLETEPQGLARPLGAASAQREFGVTRLQEALQRGQRLVRKGSAQSVRRQGRVGSGRATPVGEDGEGEGEMVDDATEILASCLEDMKALWTDDVVRAVLRKRRIRIEDTAGFFLDDLDRIAQRDYSPSDDDVVRARLRTLGVQEYRIRLDDGPTSIFAGGIGGDAGKEWILYDVGGSRTVRHAWLPYFDNVQAIIFLAPVSCFDERLTEDARVNRLEDSFLLWRTVCSSKLLASTTMILFLNKCDLLKRKLKAGVQVRKYLPSYGERANDVNTVVKSRVRATHRVLSA, encoded by the exons ATGGGCCTCCCAACATCCTCCACCAcaaccacctccaccaccaccaccacaaccgCATCAGACGACCCCCTAtcaaccctcctcctccccccacCCAACGAGACCCCCCTCGAAAGAAGCACCCGCCTGGAAGCAGAGGCGGCGGCAAGGAGAGTGAGTGAGATGATTGATGAGGAGTTGAAAGTTGAGAGGGCTGAGAGGAGacggagggagaggggggtTGTGAGGGTGCTTTTGTTGGGGCAGAGTGAGAGTG ACTTCCGAATGAAATACGCACGCGCAGACTGGGACGCCGAGCGCGCGTCATGGCGCGCTGTTATCCAGCTCAACGTGATCCGCTCGATCATTACGATCGTAGAGGCATTGCAGGCCGAGATGGACGGGGAGCCCGAAGGCGAGGGCGATCTGCAGCACCCTGTCAGTCCTGCGGGGAGTAGCAGTGCAGGTGGAGGGGGAGAGGCAAGTGGGAGTGGTGTGGGAGGAGGCACGGGGAGGGAAGGGGGTAAGGCGCTGTCGACGTTGTTGACGGGTAAACACCAGGTGCTGAAGATGCGGCTTGGGCCGTTACGCCGCGTCGAGACGGATCTGAAGAGGCGGCTTGGTGCGGGGTCGGATGAGGATATGGGGTTGCCCTTGCCATCGCcagcgcctgctgctgctgctgctgcgacgGGTGATAGCGCAGCGACGAATGTGTTAGGCGGAACGAGTCTCGGCCCGTTAAGTCTCGAAACGGAACCGCAGGGTCTGGCGCGGCCGCTCGGTGCTGCGTCAGCGCAACGCGAGTTTGGAGTGACGCGGTTGCAGGAGGCGTTGCAGCGCGGACAGCGCTTGGTGCGGAAGGGCTCGGCGCAGAGTGTGAGGAGGCAGGGGAGGGTGGGGAGTGGGCGTGCGACGCCCGTTGgtgaggatggggagggtgAAGGAGAGATGGTGGATGATGCGACGGAGATTCTGGCGAGTTGTTTGGAGGATATGAAGGCGCTGTGGACGGACGACGTCGTACGTGCCGTGCTCAGAAAGCGGAGGATAAGGATCGAGGATACAGCTGGCTT TTTCCTGGACGACCTGGACCGCATCGCCCAGCGCGATTACTCGCCGTCAGACGATGACGTCGTCCGCGCACGACTCCGCACGCTCGGTGTGCAAGAGTACCGCATCAGACTGGACGACGGCCCGACTAGCATCTTTGCGGGCGGTATCGGCGGCGACGCAGGTAAAGAGTGGATCTTGTACGACGTAGGCGGTTCGCGGACCGTG CGCCACGCGTGGTTGCCGTACTTTGATAATGTCCAAGCTATCATATTCC TGGCGCCCGTATCATGCTTCGACGAGCGCCTGACCGAAGACGCACGCGTCAACCGCCTCGAagactccttcctcctctggcGCACCGTCTGCTCCTCCAAGCTCCTCGCCAGCACGACCATGATCCTCTTCCTGAACAAATGTGATCTCCTGAAGAGGAAGCTGAAAGCGGGGGTGCAGGTCCGCAAGTATCTGCCTAGTTATGGTGAAAGGGCGAATGATGTGAATACTGTTGTGAAAT CACGCGTGCGTGCAACGCATAGAGTGTTGAGTGCATAG